In Apium graveolens cultivar Ventura chromosome 10, ASM990537v1, whole genome shotgun sequence, the following are encoded in one genomic region:
- the LOC141692521 gene encoding LOB domain-containing protein 1-like, with translation MECSGTTITKSLSPSSAPNSPPIPLVVSPCAACKILRRRCAEKCVLAPYFPPSDPIKFTTAHRVFGASNIIKFLQELPEYQRADAVSSMVYEANARIRDPVYGCAGAICQLQKQVNELQAQLAKAQAEVVTVQCQYSNLMTLISMDFDQSPQSSPDQQSFGNYPTNDLSFLDDNNSSSFVLDSLWSDHY, from the exons ATGGAGTGCAGTGGTACAACAATTACAAAATCTTTATCACCTTCGTCTGCTCCCAACTCACCTCCTATACCATTAGTTGTAAGCCCTTGTGCAGCTTGCAAGATACTGAGGCGGCGATGTGCGGAGAAATGTGTATTGGCACCTTACTTTCCTCCTAGTGATCCTATCAAATTCACCACTGCTCATCGTGTTTTCGGAGCCAGCAACATTATCAAATTTTTGCAG GAATTGCCTGAGTATCAAAGGGCGGACGCAGTTAGTAGCATGGTATATGAGGCTAATGCAAGGATTAGGGATCCAGTTTATGGATGTGCAGGAGCAATATGTCAGCTCCAGAAGCAAGTCAATGAGCTTCAAGCACAGTTAGCGAAAGCACAAGCTGAAGTTGTGACTGTGCAATGCCAATATTCCAATCTCATGACTTTGATCTCCATGGATTTTGATCAATCTCCTCAATCCTCACCGGATCAGCAATCTTTTGGCAATTATCCGACCAACGATTTGAGTTTTCTCGACGATAATAATTCAAGTTCATTCGTGCTGGATTCTCTCTGGTCTGATCATTATTAG